TCACGGCATCAAACACATCGGCAACGGCAATGATCTTGCCGAAATAATGGATTTCATCCCCTTTTATCCCACGGGGATATCCAGAACCATCTAACCGTTCATGGTGCTGATAGGCACAATTCGCAACTAAAAGGGAAACGGTATGAACATTTTTGATTAGATGGAATCCGTAATCGGCATGTTTTTGGATTTGTTCAAACTCACTCTCCGTCAGCTTACCGGGTTTATGGAGGATCTCCAAAGGCACGAGCATTTTGCCGACATCATGTAAAATCGCTCCCAGCCCAAGAATTTCGAGATTCCTATCATTGATATTCAATTCCATCCCGATTGCCAGGGTATATAAGGTCACATTGAAGGAATGAGTAAAGATATAGTCATCGTATGTATAAACGTCAGCCAATAAAGTCATTAACTCTTTATTCCTTTTCAGCTCGCCCATGATGTTCCGAACTATTTGAGTGAACTTGACGTTAGCCTGCTCTATCGTGAATGACCCAGCAAGGTTCATTTTGTTTTTCATGTCCAGGAAAGTGGTTTCAATCGTATTAATGGCTTCTCTTCGTAGTTTCCCTGACACTGGGAGCATTGCAATAATGTCATCCGTCCTGGAATCTTGAATGTAAACAAAGGGAATATTAAGGGACACCAGTCGATTGATCATTCTCTGCGTTAAAGTAAGACCCTCGCACAATAGGATATGGCCCCGCTCATTATAGATGTGTTTACCGAGCCTTGCTCCAGGGCTTAGGGACTCTGTAATAGCTAGCCTCATACTTGTACTCCATTTCCCCGTTCAATATTTGTAAATCGAACCGTTTCTTTCCTTTGTTAGTATTATCGGAAAATATTTTGATAAATGAATCTGTTTGAACGCATTTATTGAAAAAATATCAGCATTTTCTTTGATAAAAAAATAAGGCCCCCTTCTGGAAAAAAGAAAGCCCCCCTTTTCAAATCATTTTGATTAATGCCTCTTTACCAATCATTCCTGGATGAATGCCCTTTTCCACAGCCTCCCAGGTAACTGATTCAAGCGGCGCTTCCAATAGTTCTTCAATCGATTTAACTCCTGTGGCCCTTCCTGCAAGGATTTTACGATCTCTCAATTTATCATTCAGCAGTCCAACATCTAACGCACCGCACATTATATACCCTTTTTCGGACGCGATAGCAAGTAAATTCGTTTTGGGAAGTCGGACAGAAATGGCTAGGAATGTATGATTATCAAGAATTATTGGTATCATGTTAATCAATTGGTTTCGCCCCTCTCTTCCCGATACTTTATGAAAAAAAGGGCGAAACCGTGATTTAGAGTTTGGTGTTTGCGTATATTTTTTCCAGCTTCCATAAAAGGATATCCCGTAAGAATTCCGGTAGTAAGTATTCCTTGCGATTGGAGCGCTGGATACTTGGAAAGAAGTGCCCAAACGTGAACATATCAGGTATTGCCAGTTTATAGGACTTATCCGTTTGCAGTTTCTCCCCTTTTATAAGTATCCCTTTTACGATTCCATTCTCCATTTCGTTAAATTCAATTTGATCATAATGCATGACTCCCATGATTCTTCCGCGGAAACCGAAACCTTTCACCTGAATATGAGGCCACTCCTCATTTCTCGATTGCATTAAGATTTCTTTTAATTCATTCCCATTAACTTCAACGACGCAAGGATTGATGGGATGTGGACAGATTCTGTGAATATCCCCTTTTGTGACAGGTCCCTTTGGCAGCCCTTCGAGCAGAAGACCGGCATTCAAAAAGGAACAATCCGCCTGAGTCCACTCCCTTAGGGCATCCCCAAGGAGTTCAGTCAAAGGACTTCCTTTGAACCAATCATTATCCAGTGCTTCGGGTAAATCCACTACAACCTGTTTTAGCATTTCCCCTCCAGCCTGGTATATCTCTTCAATCCATGACCGTTCATTCTCCAATTCCAAAAAGTCATTGGTATCATAAAGAATGGCACTCTTATGGCTAACTTTCTTTTCCTGATTGACGGTCATTTCCACCTGTCCAACATAGAAACCATATTTCCCTGCACCGCAAAGGAGTGTATCATTGATCAATTTACCTTGGTGGAGGATGTGGTGGGTATGCGCACCAAGTATGATGTCAATCTCCGGAAAATCCTCTGCCATCCTCTCATCATCATGGATGCCCAGGTGGGAAAGGATGATGATTACATCCGCCTCTGTTTTGACCTTTTCGAGCTGTGCCTTTAACTCCACGAATGGTTCTGATATTTCCCAGCCCATCGCAGAATAAAACTTTTGAAAAAAGGCTGTCAAACCTATCATGGCAATTTTGGTGCCTTTTACCGTCGTATGTATCCAATATGGCAGCGCCCATTCCGGCCTTTCATAATCACCGTAATAAACATTGGCTGCCAAGACCTTGAACTTTGCACGATCATATAAGGAGTCTAACGCATCATGAGGTAAAGTGATCCCTTCATTATTGCCGATGGTCACATATTGGTAGCCCGCTTCATTAAGCAGTTCAATATTTCCTTTACCCAAAGTACCTTCCGTATATGGATGCCAGCGGTCCACATGATCGCCTATATCCAGTATGATCGCTTCTTCTCCCGTTTCTTGATGAAGTTGTCTTCTTTCTTTAAGAAACTTATCAATACGAGGCCAATTCTCAAAATGACTATGGAGATCATTGGTGTGATACAAATGAATGATTTCTGACATCATTTCTCCTCCTCGTTTATCCTGTAATACCTTGATATATAAGACGTAAACCAATGATTATCAGCACTATTTTCAACATATTTTCCAGCGATGCACTCTTTAGGCGCGTATTGATGAATGCGCCAAATTTAGCACCGAACCAAGCACCCGGAATCAGGGCAAAAGCATATGGCCAATTTACATTCCCAAGAGAAATATGCGTAATCGAATTAGTGATGGAAGATAGAAATACCATAAACATCGAAGTCGCAACAGCCATATGCGGAGGGAAGAAGAATAGAAGCATCATGACGGGAACCATTAAGGCCCCACCGCCAATTCCAAATAACCCGGAGCTGAATCCCACGACAAAAGAAATCAATACAGCCAACAGGGGGTGGTAACCATAGGAAAATGAATGTCCATTTTCTGTTTTATACGTCTTCACTATTTTCCCTTTTCCAGGCTTGAAAAGCATTGGCTTCAAACGATTTTTCACTAATAACACGATAGCCATGAAAACCATGAAAATTCCAAAGTACAATGAAAAAGCTTCGGCGTTAAGGTTTTTATTCACATTAGCCCCTATTATTCCACCAGGTGCACTGCCAATAAAAAAGATTAAGCCGGCCTTATAATCCACCACTTTATGTTTTAAATAAGATAAAGTAGAAGATAAGCCGGTAAAAATCATGATTACGGTTGAAACACCTACGGCGACCTGAGGAGTCAGCTCATCGATAATATTCGTAGATGTACCTAAATATAAAAGAGAAGGCACAATGATGATGCCGCCGCCCAGACCGACAAGAGCGCCGATTGCTCCCGCTAATAATCCAATACCAACTAATACTAACCATACCATGAAGAAATCCGCCTTTACCTGTTTGTGAGGATATTACCTCTCTAGCTTGTCACATCATCTCTTTATTAATTATATAATTCCCCTTAAAACAAACCAAGCTGCTTAGGAGCCAACCCTTCATATTCTATACCAAGCAACTCAATCATTTGTTTGGCATTATCAGCGGCATCTCCTCCTGAGTTATTATTGAACAGGACATATATCTCCTTGGATTCCTTTTCCAATTTCCTGATTTTCTCCA
The DNA window shown above is from Peribacillus sp. FSL P2-0133 and carries:
- a CDS encoding bifunctional UDP-sugar hydrolase/5'-nucleotidase; protein product: MSEIIHLYHTNDLHSHFENWPRIDKFLKERRQLHQETGEEAIILDIGDHVDRWHPYTEGTLGKGNIELLNEAGYQYVTIGNNEGITLPHDALDSLYDRAKFKVLAANVYYGDYERPEWALPYWIHTTVKGTKIAMIGLTAFFQKFYSAMGWEISEPFVELKAQLEKVKTEADVIIILSHLGIHDDERMAEDFPEIDIILGAHTHHILHQGKLINDTLLCGAGKYGFYVGQVEMTVNQEKKVSHKSAILYDTNDFLELENERSWIEEIYQAGGEMLKQVVVDLPEALDNDWFKGSPLTELLGDALREWTQADCSFLNAGLLLEGLPKGPVTKGDIHRICPHPINPCVVEVNGNELKEILMQSRNEEWPHIQVKGFGFRGRIMGVMHYDQIEFNEMENGIVKGILIKGEKLQTDKSYKLAIPDMFTFGHFFPSIQRSNRKEYLLPEFLRDILLWKLEKIYANTKL
- a CDS encoding HD-GYP domain-containing protein, whose amino-acid sequence is MRLAITESLSPGARLGKHIYNERGHILLCEGLTLTQRMINRLVSLNIPFVYIQDSRTDDIIAMLPVSGKLRREAINTIETTFLDMKNKMNLAGSFTIEQANVKFTQIVRNIMGELKRNKELMTLLADVYTYDDYIFTHSFNVTLYTLAIGMELNINDRNLEILGLGAILHDVGKMLVPLEILHKPGKLTESEFEQIQKHADYGFHLIKNVHTVSLLVANCAYQHHERLDGSGYPRGIKGDEIHYFGKIIAVADVFDAVTSNRVYRKAMLPHQGLEVLYAGVGKKFDNMIIEAFRRAVAIYPNGLSVELNDGRKGVVSAQNEGIGDRPMIRILEEDGEQIKEPYEVDLNKNLHLLIMKCLNIQEPA
- a CDS encoding sulfite exporter TauE/SafE family protein; this translates as MVWLVLVGIGLLAGAIGALVGLGGGIIIVPSLLYLGTSTNIIDELTPQVAVGVSTVIMIFTGLSSTLSYLKHKVVDYKAGLIFFIGSAPGGIIGANVNKNLNAEAFSLYFGIFMVFMAIVLLVKNRLKPMLFKPGKGKIVKTYKTENGHSFSYGYHPLLAVLISFVVGFSSGLFGIGGGALMVPVMMLLFFFPPHMAVATSMFMVFLSSITNSITHISLGNVNWPYAFALIPGAWFGAKFGAFINTRLKSASLENMLKIVLIIIGLRLIYQGITG
- a CDS encoding DUF1805 domain-containing protein; translation: MINMIPIILDNHTFLAISVRLPKTNLLAIASEKGYIMCGALDVGLLNDKLRDRKILAGRATGVKSIEELLEAPLESVTWEAVEKGIHPGMIGKEALIKMI